TGTCTTTATGCCCGTGCGGCTGGTTATCCACTCGTCCGAGGTGTCAAGTATCTTTGCGAAACTATAATTATCAACGGTCAGTTCGGGAACGGCGCTGCCTGTCCCCGCTATATAAAAACTCATCTAGTCTTCTCCAGCTCTTTAATTTTTGAGTTAAAAAATTCGTTAAGTTTAAAAACGCCTTTAAGTAAGATATTTTTTTCCTCTTTGGTAAATTCCCTGCTTATGTCTTTGGTCATTTGCTCGTGAAAATATTGATGAACGGCGTTGACCTTTTTGCCTAGCTTGGTCAAAACGACATTAACCTTTCTGCCGTCATCGGAGTTTTTGATTTTTTGCACATAACCTTTTCTTTGAAGCTTATTGATTGCCACTGTAACCGAAGGCAAGGTAATATCAAGGTCTTGGGCTATATCCGAAATGGTCACTCCTTTTTCGTTTTTGGCGATTGACTCTAGCATGTGCATTTCATTTATAGATAAATTTAATATCCTAGAACTTTTGATAGTGCTCTCTTCAACCTTCAAGATTGAACGGTATGTATCCACCAAAAGTTTATTAAGTTCTTGTTCAAAAGAATCCATCATATGTACACCAAAATTAATTAGATAGTCAAACTAATTATAAATAATGTAATATTTGTTTGTCAAATAAAAAAGGCGGCAATATTTTGCCGCCGTCTGTTGTTTGGCAAAATCTTTTAGGTAGGCTATTTTTTTCTTAAAAAAACCTAAAAATTTTACCGTCAATAAAAAACTTTATAATGGATATCTGTAAGGCCATTATTATTTTAAATTGATATTTTTAATTTCTTTATACTTTTTTTAATTTAATTTCAATGCCAATGTTTGAACATGTCTTTTATGTTGTCTTTGTAGCCTTTTCGGTCAATGTTTTCGCAGGCGATAATGTTGACTGATTTGTATGGCTGGCCGTCGTAAACGAGGGTAATTTTGCCGACTATATCGCCCTCTTTGACGGGGGCTTTTACCGTGTAGTTTTCTTGTTTGACTTCTATGCTTTTTAGCTCGTCCGTCCGGGCTTTGAAAATTGCGATGTCTTGTTCGGGCTTAATCTGCAAAATCTTTTTTTTGCCCCGTATCACTTCTATGCCCTGCTCCAATGGGTTTTGGGAAGATACCAAAATTTTGTTTTCATAATTGGCGAAGCCGTAATTAAACAGCTTGGACACTTCGGCAAAGCGGGTCTTGCTATCAGGCGCGCCTATAACCGCGCTTATCAGCCTTAAATTGTTCCTTTTGGCGGTGGCGCAAAGACAGTGCAATGCCTCTGTCGTGTAGCCCGTCTTTCCGCCGTCGCAGCCCTCATAAAAGCGCGATAATTTGTTGGTATTGGTCAGTTCGGTTTCGCGTCCGCCTTTGTGGATAATTTTGTCCATCCAAATTCTTGAGTGCAAAAAATATTCTTTGTGCTTGATAAGCTCGGCCATCATAATGCTTACGTCTTTAGCGCTTGAATAAGAGTTCTCGGCGGGAAGCCCCGTGCAATTGACAAAATTGGTGTTTTGCAAATTAAGCTCTTTGGCTTTTTGGTTCATTTTTTGGACAAAGCCTTCCACCGACCCGCATATATGTTCCGCCATGGCCACGCAAGAGTCATTGGCCGACGACATGACTATGCTTTTTATCAAGTCCTCAATCTTGTATTGGCCATGCGCCTCCAAAAAAGCTTGGGAGCCGCCCATAGACGCGGCGTTTTCGCTTGCCGTTATTACGTCGTCCATGGCCATAGCGCCCGAGTCCAGATGCTCGTAGCATAAAATTAAGGTCATTATCTTGACCATGCTGGCTATGGGAAGCCGCGCGTTTTCATTGCGCGCGTAAATAACCGTTTGGGTGTCATAATCGCAAACATAGGCGGCTTTGGAGGAGATATTTAGCGCTTTCTTTTGTTCTTTAGCTTCTATGGCCAAGACCGCGCCGCCTTTTAGGAAATACAAAGTCCCTAAAATAGACAAAACCATCAAAGAAATTATCGCTGTGATTTTTCTTTTCATAAGTATACCCTCAAAAATAGTATTTAAATATAGGTTTTGTCATAATTGTTAAAATATGTATTTAAAATCCTAAAGACATTTAAAAAGATATAATAAAGGCTTTGGTTATTATCATGCAAATCAAAGACAATAGAAAATTAACGATAACAAAGACTATAAAAAGATTGATAAGTTCCTTGAACATAATTTTGTATTCCACGCCAAATAAACAAAAAGCGCCGAAATGAAAGTTGTTTATCAGCCGCCTCATGCATACCGCCATAGCGCCTATCAAAAAAAACATAAGCATCAATTGAAAG
Above is a genomic segment from Clostridiales bacterium containing:
- a CDS encoding MarR family transcriptional regulator gives rise to the protein MMDSFEQELNKLLVDTYRSILKVEESTIKSSRILNLSINEMHMLESIAKNEKGVTISDIAQDLDITLPSVTVAINKLQRKGYVQKIKNSDDGRKVNVVLTKLGKKVNAVHQYFHEQMTKDISREFTKEEKNILLKGVFKLNEFFNSKIKELEKTR
- a CDS encoding D-alanyl-D-alanine carboxypeptidase yields the protein MKRKITAIISLMVLSILGTLYFLKGGAVLAIEAKEQKKALNISSKAAYVCDYDTQTVIYARNENARLPIASMVKIMTLILCYEHLDSGAMAMDDVITASENAASMGGSQAFLEAHGQYKIEDLIKSIVMSSANDSCVAMAEHICGSVEGFVQKMNQKAKELNLQNTNFVNCTGLPAENSYSSAKDVSIMMAELIKHKEYFLHSRIWMDKIIHKGGRETELTNTNKLSRFYEGCDGGKTGYTTEALHCLCATAKRNNLRLISAVIGAPDSKTRFAEVSKLFNYGFANYENKILVSSQNPLEQGIEVIRGKKKILQIKPEQDIAIFKARTDELKSIEVKQENYTVKAPVKEGDIVGKITLVYDGQPYKSVNIIACENIDRKGYKDNIKDMFKHWH